In Silene latifolia isolate original U9 population chromosome X, ASM4854445v1, whole genome shotgun sequence, the following proteins share a genomic window:
- the LOC141617665 gene encoding uncharacterized protein LOC141617665: MDEKWFYISYDDHKFYVVEGEELPYRSCQSKRYITKVMFMCAVCRLIYSEDGELLFDGKIGMFPFTKQQPAARASRNRPRGTMETKPIDSITKQVTRECIIEQVIPAIKTKWPEGASKNIFIQQDNARPHIKNNDQAFMAIANSEGFNIQLTFQPPNSPDLNVNDLGYFRALQSLHSKEAAKSVDELVNSVMQA, encoded by the coding sequence ATGGACGAGAAGTGGTTTTACATTAGTTATGATGATCACAAATTTTATGTTGTTGAAGGGGAAGAGCTACCATATAGGAGTTGTCAATCCAAGAGGTATATCACAAAGGTAATGTTTATGTGTGCAGTATGTAGGCTTATATATTCAGAGGATGGAGAGTTGTTATTTGATGGGAAAATTGGTATGTTCCCTTTCACAAAACAACAACCAGCAGCAAGGGCAAGTAGAAACAGGCCAAGGGGTACAATGGAGACGAAGCCTATTGATTCAATTACAAAGCAAGTAACAAGAGAATGCATTATAGAACAAGTTATACCAGCTATCAAGACTAAATGGCCTGAAGGAGCAAGTAAAAACATTTTCATTCAACAAGATAATGCAAGGCCTCACATAAAGAACAATGATCAAGCATTCATGGCAATTGCAAACTCAGAAGGCTTCAATATTCAGTTAACTTTTCAACCTCCTAACTCACCAGATTTAAATGTTAATGACCTTGGGTATTTTAGGGCATTACAGTCATTACATTCCAAAGAAGCAGCCAAATCAGTTGATGAATTGGTCAATTCAGTCATGCAAGCATAG